The genomic window CAGTTACAACCGCATTATTATCACCATAACATGATAATGACGTTCTGTCTGCACTAATTGCTACAGTTATTGGTGTTGGAATTGACAATTGAACTGGTTCAGAATCCTCACATCCATTTGCATCCATTACGTAAACTGTATATAATCCAGCAGGCAAATCTGTAAATTTATTCTCAGCAGAATATGGTTTAGTAACTGGTCCATCAAGTCTGTATTGGTAATTTCCAATCCATCCTCCTGTTGCAGTTGCTACAATTTCTCCATCTGAATTACTAGCACAACTAATTGGTTTATGTTGTACAGCAATTTCTAATGCCGCTGTTGGACCTTCAATAGTGAAGTTAGTCGTAACAGGGCAATATGGAACTCCTTGCAATGTTGCTACAAATGTATACTTACCAGCAGCAAGACTAGAAAGGTCAACTTTTGTTGCTCCATTTGAGTTTCCGCTTACGCTTGATCCAGATTCGTGTGTCAATACATATGTAAACGGACCTGATTCATCTGTTGGTGTTGGAATATCATCAATTAATGTTAATGTTATACTACCATTCGTATCTGTGAAACATGTTACGTTTTTGATATTTGATGCTATTAAACGGAACGTGTTTGGTTCGTTAACAACATATGGTTTTTGTACACTACATCCTGTTACTGTATTCGTAACTTTAATTAAATAAGTACCCGGTTTTAATCCTGCGAATAATCCAGTCGGGCTATTTGTAACAGGATAAACTGTATTATTTGTACCTTCAATTGTGTATGTCAATGTTGGTAATGTTCCTCTTGTTGGAATAGCTGTTACCTGAACTGACTCATCATCTCTACAGTTGATTTTTGTTGTAGCAAGATCTAAACGAGCAATATCTACATACATATTAATCGTAACTGAAGAATATCCACCTGAACATCCTTTACTGTCATATACATAGACATCATATCTTCCACCTAAGTAATCAGATTCAGTGTAAACATTTCTTTCATCGTCTTGAACTGTTGTACCATTTCTTACGAATTTATATCTAATGTAGTCATTAGAACCTCCTCTTACAGAACCAGCAGGTACAGTAATTGTAGCGCTAATAGCTGTGTTACCAACATTACAAAGGTATTGTGTAACTAATGGCTCGTCTACCACAATCGGAGCTGGCTCACCAACTTTTGGATAAGCGTATCCAGGACATCCTTTACCAGAGATTACAGTTACTTCATAATCACCAGCTGGTAAATCATAGAAGTATGGCGAATCTTGAAGAGGTCTAAGTTCTGGACCAGCAGTAAGACTGTATCTGTAAACTGGGTTATTATTTGACGGATCAAGTTTAACCTCGATACGACCATCTTTATAATTATTACAAGTTACATCAAATCCTTTTGCAGTGATTCCGGTAACTGGAGTTGGCGTTTCGATTTTTACATCTACAAATTTCTCACAGTTTGTAGCAACATCTCTTACGAAAAATTTATAAGAACCAGGTGCTAAACCTGTAAATACATTGCTTACGCTTGGTGCAGACCAATTATCTTTAGCATATACATAACTTGCTGGTGTTTTACCTCCACCTGCAGTTAATGTAACCTCACCATTAGCTGTCATACAAGTTGGATCTTTTGTAACATCTGCTTTTAATGTAAGTGGCGCAGGGATGTTAAATGCAGTTGCAGTCGGAACTACACATTGATTAGCATCTCTTACATATATATTATAATCACCTGCATTTTTTACAATATAGAAAGGATCTTTTTTATATTCTTTGCCATCTAAACTATATTCCAAAGGTCCAACACCTGTAGCAGTAATATCAATTCTGTAGCCATTAACATCATAACATGGACTAACCACACTTACATTTGTAATAACTGGCATTGGGTCTTTTGAAATGTTTACTGGTACAAATGCTTTACAGCCTTTCGCATCCATTACATATACATTCCAAGTATCATATGCCGGAGCAATTGCTGTAGTTGGAATTGTAAATATTTTTTCGTCTTTGAATGAACCATCAGCTGGAACACCTGCTGTTGGCAATACCACAACATATTTGTATCCTTTTGTACCTCCAACGATTTGTGTTTCATCGATTGTAATAACCGCACCTGCTGTATTACAATTTTGATTTTTCTTACCTGGATTGAAATTGATCAAATCTAATACTGGTGGTTGAGTAATTTCGAATGTATTCGAAGTTACAGAACAGAATGGATAATCATCTTCTTTAATAACCACAGTATAAGCACTTCCAGCACCAACTGTAACCGGAATCACGAATGGATTATCTGTTCTACTATCAACAGGTCCTAAAACACCTGTTACAGCTACTCCAGCATTCCAAACTTGATACTTGTAAGTTCCTTTGTAATCAATCACATCTATTGTGATTTCACCATTTGTTCCACCATTACAAGATACTTCTGAAGAAACTGTTGCAATAACTTTTGCAGTATTGTACAACGGTACTTGATAAGCATTTGTCGTAATAGAACAGAATGTAGTTTTATCAATTATCTTAAATTGATAGAAGTGACCTGCTGTTGGAGCTACATAATCGAAACTAGTGCTTCCTGCTCCAACTGGAGTCGCTGCTTGTAAAAGCTGGCCATCTTGGTACACTTCATAATCAAAATTAGCTGGAGATGCACCACCTGTAATCTCTACATGAATAGTTTCATGTCCGTTGTTATCACAAGAAGCTTTCTCACCTAAACTTGCTACAGCCGCAGTTAATTTAGGGAATGCAGCAATTGGGATCTGCACATCATCAATACATCCATTTGAGTCTTTAGCATAGAATGTTAATGTCTGTGCTACATCGTTATTTACTGTGAATTTGTTATCTGTTTTCCAGTTTGTTCCATTTTCACTGTATACATAGTCTGTTACCGCACCACTTCCTGCACCACCTGTTGCTGTAACAGTTACTACAGTAGAATTTGTAGTATTGGTACCAGAACATGTAAATGCTGATGGTGTAGCTGTAGCCACCACTGCTGGAGGCACCACAATATCGATAGGTTTACTATTTGAACATTGTTTTCCTGAAATTACTCTAACTGTATAAGATCCTGCAATTAAACCTGTAAATAAAGGTGTGCTTTGAGAAATCAAGACACCACCTGCAGGAATTGTACGCTGTATAGTGTATGTATAATCACGGTCATTATTACCTGGGTCTAATGTTACCAATATAGAACCATTAGCAACGTTTCCTTGCGGACTCAAACAACTTGGCGAAGTCGGAGTTGCTGTAAATGTTACTTGAGTCGGTGCTACCATGTTAACCGTATTAGTTGTAACAGGGCAATCGTGAGCATCATATACGTTGAATACATATAAACCATCTGCTGAGCTTGAAACAGTGTAGTCTGAGTATGTTGCATTTGTAAAGGCAATTGGTGCAGACGTTACACTATTGTAAGTAACAGTATATCTGTAAGGAGCATAACCACCCACAGCTTTAATTCTGATTGTTCCATCAGCAGCAAGAGCTCCCGCACAGTAGATTGGTTTCTCCTCGTTTGCTGATGCATACAATTGACCTTTAATTTCTGTATTGACAACAGCTGATTTACATCCAAATTTATCCATAACCAGAACAGTATAATTACCTGGACTTAAATTAGAGAATGTATCCGAATCTTGCCATGTCTGACCGTTATTGATACTGTATTTAAAAGGAGTTACAACAAACGTAGATGTTGAAGCCGCAGTAACAACAAGTGTCGTTGTGTTTCCTCCGTTTACATAACAATAATCTGATGTTGCAGCAATCGTCGCTGTTGGGTCAACTGGAGCAATTAATGTAAATGAATCATCAATTCTACAATTGTTAGCATCTACAACATGAACATTATAAGCTCCTAACTGAATTAAGTTTCCAAAAACTCCAGTTTTGTTAGACAAAGTAGTTCCGTCAGGTTGTTCTACGGTATAAGTGTAGTCTCCCCATCCATTGCTTGCTGTCATGGTTACACCTCCAAAAGTTGTACATCCTTTAGGTGTCACATTTAACGGTGCTAAAGCTAATGCTGCTGTTGGTTCCGCAATTGTAAATGTTATTGGCATAGAACAATTTGTTGCGTCATCATATACAGTAATCGTATGACTTCCAGCAGTCAATCCTGTTAAATCGATAGTTGATGAAGTTAAACCACCAACTACTGGCGATGGAGCATCTAATACATAATGATATGTACCAACACCTGTTCCGAAACCAGATACAAAGAACGAAGCTTTACCATTTGGCGTACCTAAACATGTAACTGGAGTTTTAGACTGCTCTAAAATATTAATTTTGATAACATTATTAATTCTGTATGGTTTTTGAACCGCACAACCATTTGCATCTGTTACCTGGAATACATAATCAACATCTGGTAAAAGACCTGTGAAAACATTGTTACCTAAATTATCAACCGCTGCAGAAGCAGGAGAAATAATTTGGTAAGTTAATGCACCAACACCATTTTGAACTGCAGAAATAGTAACTGAAGTATTTAATGTTGTACAAGTAATTACCGGACCTGGAGTGAATGTAAAGTTTGTTGGAGGGTTTAATTTTAATATATCAACCGATCCAGGAACCACACATCCATTAGCATCACGAATAACATATAGAATATGCTGATCTACACCTTTATCTTCTACTGTGTACGTCGTCTCTTTCGTAAAATCACTTCCATTGAAGCTATAGAAATAAGGCGCTGTACCAGAACCTGGAGTTGCAGCTAATATTACAGTAGCTGATACTGCTGCATTTCCTGTAGTACATTTTAATCCTTGAATTGTTGCTCCGTTATCGGCTAAAGGAGTTGGTTCAGTTAAAGTACCATTTCCAGCAACCTCACATCCTAAATTGTCTTGTACAATAAATGTGTAAGGCCCAGCTGCAACTGAATATACAGTTTGATCTGTAAATCCAGAACCATTAAATGAATATTTATATGGTGCTTTACCTCCAATTGCAGATAATTCTACAGTTCCTTTATCACCACTACAAAGCGGTTTAATTGGATTAGAAGAAGGCACAATTGGAACAATTGCTTCTACTTTTACCACATTTGTTTCAACAGGACAAGCATTAGCATCTGTTACTTTAAATACATATGTATCTGCAGCAGCAGCAGGCACTGAATAAACAAATGTTGTTTTACCTCCTACTACAGTTGTTGTTGGATTGATCGCAGTATACGTTCCTGATCCTTTTTTAACTTCATAAGTAGCATACGGTGTTGTTCCGTTCGAAACTGTAACCGTAATTTCAGCATTTGCTACAGCATTTCCTGAAACAGAACAATCTAATACCTTCGTAACTAAAGCACTTGCTATTGGAGTTGCATTAATAACTGTAGAGGTTGCTGGCGATTCACAACCATTTGCATCTCTTACAACAACACTTACTGGTCCTGAATTTAAGTTTTTAACAGTATATGTTAAACCTGTAACTTCAGTAAAATTACCATTATTTACACTAATATAATGTGGTGCAATACCTGGCGTGTCTATGGTAACATTTACTTCGAATGCTCCTTCTTTAGCACAATAATTAGCTACATTAAGGCTTATCGCAGGACTAGGATCTAACGGCAACAAGAATACAGGAGTACCTTGAATACATCCGTAAGCATCTTTTACCCAAGCATAATAATTATTTGAATCTCTATTAAATACTGGAACAGTTGTCCAAGCAGTATCTAATGCATTTGGCGTAGTAGCTGTTGTCGTTACCATATATTGGTATGGTGCCGTTCCTTCACTACCGCTTACTCTAATTATACCAGCACCTGTTTTACAGTTGTCATTTTTTATAATTTGATAATCCGCAACTAATAACTTAGCTGATTGTCTAATAGAGAACATTGCTGTTGATTTACTACATCCAGCATTTGTTGCTCCAGTATCTTCTTTTACTAAAACAAAATAATCACCGTGAACCATTGCTCCAAAACCACTAATTGTTAATGAACCATTAGCAGGAACTGTACCTGAACCATTAATTGGTAATGGCGCTAAAGATAATGCGTCATAAACTTGGTATGTAATTGGTGTAGGTGTACCATAAGTACTGCTAACTACAAAACTAACTTTACCATCTCCGCTTCCTGTACAAGTAACGTTTTGTGCAGTTGGTGCTCCAACACTAAGTGTTGAATTTGATGGAATAGGCATGTCTGCTATCTCATAATAATAACATCCTGACGCTTTATCATAAACAATGAAAGTATATCTTACTCCAGGAATTAAATTAGGAATAACTGTTTGTAAAGGCGTAGTTTCTGGATACCAAGTTCCAGTAGTTGGATACACAGGTTTAACCCCTGTGTAATAACTAAAGTAAAATGGTCCACTTCCTACAGGAATTGACGAAGCACTTCCTACCGCTACAATTGCAGAACCTAAAGCAGTACAATCTGCCGGAGGTGGTGCAGTCACTGTAATATCAAGATCCTCCGGTGGAGATGTAATAGTAACCTCCTCTATATAAGGACAATCATTTGCGTCTATAATTCTTATTTCATAAATACCAAAATCAACTATTTCAAATACTTGCGCTGTTCCAGGAACATTTGAGAATGATTTAGCATAGTTTTTTCCTGTTACATAATAGTCATAAGGACCTGTTCCACCACTAACTGTATTAATCGAAATTGATCCTAAAGATACTCCATTTGTACTGTTACAAGTAATACCTACTAATGTTCTATCAACAACAATTGCAGATGGCTGTACTAAAGTAATCGTTTCTGGATCGCTTATACATCCTTTTGTATCTTTAACTTCATAAGTATAATCTGTACCTGGTGCTACAGCAGCAGATAAATCAGTGAAGACAGGCGAATCTTGCCAAGCACCACCATTAACACGATATTGGTAACCAGGAACACCTCCGTGCCCAGTAACTGTAATTGTTCCCTCAGAAGCATTATAACATTTTGGATTTGTACTTGTAGCTGTTGCTGTAGGTTTTTGAGGTGTAGTAACATCAAAAGAAACAGCTGATACAGCAGAACATCCATCAGATGTAACATTGAAATAATAAGTTCCAATTGTCGATGTATTAAATACATTTCCTGGCAATGTTGTAAATGGTCCTGCATTACTAGTACTATATCCATAAACATAAGTACCGTTTCCTCCAGCTGCACTTAAAGTAACTTGTGCATCTACTGTTGTAAATGGAGGGACAACTGAACAGGTAACATCTTTATTTGGTATTACTGTAAGTTTCAGCTGGTCATTTACAATTAAAGTTGTTGTTTTCTCACAATTGTTATCGTCTTTAATACTTAAAATATAAGTACCTGGTCCTGTAATAGTTTTTGTTGGATTTGTACTATACACTCCATCAATACCATATAAAGCAGTACCACCATAAACAGTTCCTGTAATAGTAACGCTTGCAGTACCTGTGAAACAAGTTGTTGGCGCAGGATCTATTGTTGGTTCATTGTCTCTAACAACGCTTATTGTTGATTGAATAGGACAACCTTTACTATCTTGTACATAAACATTGTAGTTTAAACCAAGGGTAGTCGTATTCTTTGTAAAAATTCCTGTTGTATTATAATCTGCAGGGAAAATCGGTGCAGCTTCAGTTGCTCCAACTACAGCATAGTATAATGTTCCAGTTCCACCAGAAGCAGTAATTTTTATTGTTGTAATTGACTGATCACAGAAAACTTTACTAGCTACCGCATTATCAATAGTTATAATAGCTGGGTTATCTAATGTCACTACTTGAGTTGCAGTACATTTTGTAGCCGAATTTGTAACTACAAAAGTATAAGTCTGAGGTGTTAATCCTGTGTAAGTAATAACGTCTCCAACTTTTGTTCCTCCAGTAACTGCACCTGTAACACTTCCTGTTAGGGTTTGAGTATATCCTCCTGTTACATTTCCAGAAACTGTAAATTCAATTTCTCCATCGTTTCCGTTAACACAAGAAACATTCTTTAAAATGCGGTTTGATGCCACTATTTTAACAACTTCTTTTATTTCATAACTACCTGTTACAATACAATCGTTAGCATCTGTAACTTTAAAGTTGTAAGTACCTGGTGCTAGACCTGTAAAAGTGTGTGTATTTGAATTTACATTTGTTGCTACAGGAGTTGCTGGTGCAACAGCTGCAGTTGTACTAGTAATTTCATATTTTAATGGTAATACACCATTTGTAACCGTCACCAATAAATCAGTAGTCAATTTAGCAGGGTCACAAGTAATTGCTGGTGCTGAAAAAGCTAGTGCACTTGGCGGGTTTAATGTATTAACTGTTGCAGAAGCTGTAGTAGTACATCCGTTCGCATCTTCTACTATAATGTCTACTACACCAGAAGTGCTTGTTGTATACGTATTAGAATATACAAAAGTAGTCGATCCATTATAGTAATATTTATATTTATTAGCTCCAGCAAATGGTGTTCCGTTCTGAGCAGTAACTGTAATTGTAGACGTTTGCGCTGCATTATTAGGTCCACATTTTAAATTTGTCGCAGAAGCAGAAGCAGATAGAGCAATTGTAGGCTCTTTTATCGTTACTGGTTTAGATAACTCACATTTTTTATCATCTCTAATAGTAACTTGGTAAGTTCCTTGACCTAATCCAGTAAATACATTTGTAGGTTGGAAAGGACCACCATCAATACTATACTCGTAAGTTCCGTTAGCAGGGATACCATTTACGGTAATAGTTCCTGTTTTATCACCATGACATTTAACGTTTTCAACCTCAAAAGAAAAATCAACTGGAGCTAAAGCAATAATATTTTGCGTTACTGTAGTTCTACAATTTTTGCTATCTAAGATTTCAAATTCATAAGTTGCAGCATTTGATCCAGTAGTCGTTTTATGCGTAAATACAGTCTGACCTGCACCTACAGGAATGTAAGCTCCTGAGAAACCGCTTCCGTTTGTGCTAACTCTATATTTGTAATCTGGATAACCGTTTTTAACCGTTACTCTTATAACAGCATTTGGATTAGTAGCATCACAATCCAAATCTTTATCTAATCCTATAGACGCTTCAACTGGTGAAGCAACTACTTGACTTGTTAAATCGATAGAACATCCTGTTGATGTATCGGTAACTTTTACAACATAAGTATCAGGAATTAATCCTGTGAAAGTACCATTATTTTGAGTCGCACCTCCATTAATACTATATACATAATTTGGTGCAGTATTAGGAGTAACTCTAATTGTTGCTCCAGCTCCTCCAGCGCATAAATCTGTTGCAGAATCTATACTAGCTGTTGGCGGAACTTTATCGTTAATCGTAAAACTTCCGCTTACTGAACATTTATTTAAATCAGTAACAGTATAAGTATAATTACCTTTATCTAAGTTAGTAAACAAACTTGTAGTTTGTGTAATTACTG from Flavobacterium sp. KACC 22763 includes these protein-coding regions:
- a CDS encoding T9SS type B sorting domain-containing protein, coding for MKKPTIFKSVKSVFSSIKNVVFDIQKQFEKLVESFDRKQVLQPIFAKVNGNRKAIFGFFLFLCFGFINAQEGTKFSARLTGGNVKVKGDIILIGNTVINKVNNRAYSGNKPPNNYVENPANFSPSSPVNGVKYTGDVTNLADLTKEANKDFNDPGNNNDYYVEYIDIDNDNSTFNSTMAKLTIDNSCKNIVFAGLYWSAIYPYERSTNTGAKYEGSLREEDWNTIKFKVPNGQYQTITASKTDTKELIFNGYKKYGNRVEDSFKDSPYVCFKDVTNILQALPNANGDYYVANVRAARGKRNGGGAGGWTLVVIYESPSLPSKFISVFDGYVGVDPGNDKDKIVDYTINGFQTLPVGFPVKAKIGVAALEGDNRLEGDNFSIKANSKTAFTVLKDDINLENNFFNASISNGGINNLARMPKSVNNMGFDIDHLTLQNDVNGVKNAVIPNGETGATLRLSTTSDGYGAFVTTFAVDVIEPKIVLTKVVKGVRRENNTDVEYDLSGQTVNLGQEIRYEIGFTNQGNDNAKDFTITDVLPNNVIFNPTTDIFRPLPDGVSEPTYDAATRTLVFKVDNALVVASGGTYAFKFRVRVINDCNELMDACSNLIKNTAVSRYFGDINPTNNGKPYGDGSYSFNTGCIVGDPTSTNFLVGVDQCRFSRDVSLCGSAVLTAALGYGSYAWTGPDGKPAGNTRSITVTKEGTYTVQTGDTPDCKGILQTFVVKDHIAGANVNPVSEYANNIVAATGRPETCTRDNIEFPKIFLCGLNDTRFIDTKISSATSIVWQETTDVPPSGFPSSCPFDEAPNWTTIANGPTYTVNRAGAFRIVVTYGNNCVNTFYFSVFQNPLDPKASKTDITCSSVGSITVTNPPINTGYTYSLDNGSFQASNVFNNVTEGEHRVDIRQAPANGQTSTCPFFVKVTILKEVFSGTITKTDPLCPGTSGAIRAFANGISGDYRFILKVANTNTVVRDSGNRTFPNYFDFDNLTPGLYDVEIYGLKDNCFKLIEDVEILDKELKVSVSTKPLACEDGEIRISVTGGTPIAGTPPRYYYSVNGVDAGTNPVIPVTRATLPADGKYNIIVTDDAGCSFTIPTITFEAPIKPTVTVDHKNVRCYNSKEGEISLTVTPPDSGFAVSYNVNGGAFTTLPTTNLDPGVYKVIVKYTYNGAECFDAEQDITITGPTDTLTASGGVAELSGCGPAGHEDQGLVRITNAQGGVQFPAPNPYRYSFDGGKTWQTSNQAYVDPSATPYTLLIKDAADCIFEVKGIVLDPKPAKPTFDVSDAVYNCNGQGTVTVTANVSTSASYTYSYYIGKPDPANPGSFIYTLNTNTPANIFKDVPAGDYKIKVEYTLVQVPTFSNLLKEDFGSGPPTTTPGIASAYCFNDQRVNPPYLCKYPDGKPSRSVEDNAYSVASFFWRDDDPNSNNSGAWFHYKDHTTNPNNLDNVGDPNGRYLLVNVGNAAGKYGILYSKPIVDVIPNQDVIVDFYVGNLLMPSYNSAAPIIRIELVDGTGKVVARDDTGEIAPGFNHPDRKKWVPISIKLNPGDNKNLTFVVRSGSEVFNGNDLVIDDIWVRQLPKSCLSAETLDLKVEDGKGFKAEVKDINGVSCSGGVDGGFSIYVDNFDTTNGFYYTLNGGAPSPTWINYKSSPVVISGKAAGDYDVRVRYANNASSCNFTIPTKIPTKDPFVVNAIASAATCDGATVTATAVGGTPAYTLTLKDKNSSYTRTFPSDGILYGVPAGTYIVSGVDSKTCTDAMDTELVINPPSLPKAEVVQNTGLCFDNNTGAKITVNIIGGVGPFTYRVSTDGGTTYGSPSATFNTTSFDYVATAPGNYSFLIRDANSCDALAVSQTIGEQLSARSSISGALTCTTGKATIEVTIEGGTSPFKYVVKNKTTNAVLFTSGDIAGPTFTYTDVPGTYVFTITDKNGCTAVEEKEIKPAEPVTAKEKVENVTCYNAANGYVDITPLTGVAPFTYQFNGTGAFSAATHYGPLAGSVAGITYSYIVKDNLGCEQSYTFKVFQPDDLVPSASITTAYTCQTAATITASAMGGNGGYTFVLKNTTTNTVVGTNTTGLFENLTTPGSYSVTVTDSKNCTKTIAVPGQIVAPNPPAGMTINNSAVTCPSNKATVTITNVVNAAGVAVPTAGLEYRIKAPAAYATTTFQSSNSFAGLDAGVTYTFEVRDANKCVYEKVYEIKALPVISVSVASQNNISCSGATDGSAVFTVSGLGNNVAYSYVVDSRAASTGTSPATGESFDITVSGLGAGSHLFTITNTATSCPATQTVNIDAPATTLTKNPEFLTHVTCKDNGTATINVVGGWGTYTYVLTTPTASVITQTTSLFTNLDKGNYTYTVTDLNKCSVSGSFTINDKVPPTASIDSATDLCAGGAGATIRVTPNTAPNYVYSINGGATQNNGTFTGLIPDTYVVKVTDTSTGCSIDLTSQVVASPVEASIGLDKDLDCDATNPNAVIRVTVKNGYPDYKYRVSTNGSGFSGAYIPVGAGQTVFTHKTTTGSNAATYEFEILDSKNCRTTVTQNIIALAPVDFSFEVENVKCHGDKTGTITVNGIPANGTYEYSIDGGPFQPTNVFTGLGQGTYQVTIRDDKKCELSKPVTIKEPTIALSASASATNLKCGPNNAAQTSTITVTAQNGTPFAGANKYKYYYNGSTTFVYSNTYTTSTSGVVDIIVEDANGCTTTASATVNTLNPPSALAFSAPAITCDPAKLTTDLLVTVTNGVLPLKYEITSTTAAVAPATPVATNVNSNTHTFTGLAPGTYNFKVTDANDCIVTGSYEIKEVVKIVASNRILKNVSCVNGNDGEIEFTVSGNVTGGYTQTLTGSVTGAVTGGTKVGDVITYTGLTPQTYTFVVTNSATKCTATQVVTLDNPAIITIDNAVASKVFCDQSITTIKITASGGTGTLYYAVVGATEAAPIFPADYNTTGIFTKNTTTLGLNYNVYVQDSKGCPIQSTISVVRDNEPTIDPAPTTCFTGTASVTITGTVYGGTALYGIDGVYSTNPTKTITGPGTYILSIKDDNNCEKTTTLIVNDQLKLTVIPNKDVTCSVVPPFTTVDAQVTLSAAGGNGTYVYGYSTSNAGPFTTLPGNVFNTSTIGTYYFNVTSDGCSAVSAVSFDVTTPQKPTATATSTNPKCYNASEGTITVTGHGGVPGYQYRVNGGAWQDSPVFTDLSAAVAPGTDYTYEVKDTKGCISDPETITLVQPSAIVVDRTLVGITCNSTNGVSLGSISINTVSGGTGPYDYYVTGKNYAKSFSNVPGTAQVFEIVDFGIYEIRIIDANDCPYIEEVTITSPPEDLDITVTAPPPADCTALGSAIVAVGSASSIPVGSGPFYFSYYTGVKPVYPTTGTWYPETTPLQTVIPNLIPGVRYTFIVYDKASGCYYYEIADMPIPSNSTLSVGAPTAQNVTCTGSGDGKVSFVVSSTYGTPTPITYQVYDALSLAPLPINGSGTVPANGSLTISGFGAMVHGDYFVLVKEDTGATNAGCSKSTAMFSIRQSAKLLVADYQIIKNDNCKTGAGIIRVSGSEGTAPYQYMVTTTATTPNALDTAWTTVPVFNRDSNNYYAWVKDAYGCIQGTPVFLLPLDPSPAISLNVANYCAKEGAFEVNVTIDTPGIAPHYISVNNGNFTEVTGLTYTVKNLNSGPVSVVVRDANGCESPATSTVINATPIASALVTKVLDCSVSGNAVANAEITVTVSNGTTPYATYEVKKGSGTYTAINPTTTVVGGKTTFVYSVPAAAADTYVFKVTDANACPVETNVVKVEAIVPIVPSSNPIKPLCSGDKGTVELSAIGGKAPYKYSFNGSGFTDQTVYSVAAGPYTFIVQDNLGCEVAGNGTLTEPTPLADNGATIQGLKCTTGNAAVSATVILAATPGSGTAPYFYSFNGSDFTKETTYTVEDKGVDQHILYVIRDANGCVVPGSVDILKLNPPTNFTFTPGPVITCTTLNTSVTISAVQNGVGALTYQIISPASAAVDNLGNNVFTGLLPDVDYVFQVTDANGCAVQKPYRINNVIKINILEQSKTPVTCLGTPNGKASFFVSGFGTGVGTYHYVLDAPSPVVGGLTSSTIDLTGLTAGSHTITVYDDATNCSMPITFTIAEPTAALALAPLNVTPKGCTTFGGVTMTASNGWGDYTYTVEQPDGTTLSNKTGVFGNLIQLGAYNVHVVDANNCRIDDSFTLIAPVDPTATIAATSDYCYVNGGNTTTLVVTAASTSTFVVTPFKYSINNGQTWQDSDTFSNLSPGNYTVLVMDKFGCKSAVVNTEIKGQLYASANEEKPIYCAGALAADGTIRIKAVGGYAPYRYTVTYNSVTSAPIAFTNATYSDYTVSSSADGLYVFNVYDAHDCPVTTNTVNMVAPTQVTFTATPTSPSCLSPQGNVANGSILVTLDPGNNDRDYTYTIQRTIPAGGVLISQSTPLFTGLIAGSYTVRVISGKQCSNSKPIDIVVPPAVVATATPSAFTCSGTNTTNSTVVTVTATGGAGSGAVTDYVYSENGTNWKTDNKFTVNNDVAQTLTFYAKDSNGCIDDVQIPIAAFPKLTAAVASLGEKASCDNNGHETIHVEITGGASPANFDYEVYQDGQLLQAATPVGAGSTSFDYVAPTAGHFYQFKIIDKTTFCSITTNAYQVPLYNTAKVIATVSSEVSCNGGTNGEITIDVIDYKGTYKYQVWNAGVAVTGVLGPVDSRTDNPFVIPVTVGAGSAYTVVIKEDDYPFCSVTSNTFEITQPPVLDLINFNPGKKNQNCNTAGAVITIDETQIVGGTKGYKYVVVLPTAGVPADGSFKDEKIFTIPTTAIAPAYDTWNVYVMDAKGCKAFVPVNISKDPMPVITNVSVVSPCYDVNGYRIDITATGVGPLEYSLDGKEYKKDPFYIVKNAGDYNIYVRDANQCVVPTATAFNIPAPLTLKADVTKDPTCMTANGEVTLTAGGGKTPASYVYAKDNWSAPSVSNVFTGLAPGSYKFFVRDVATNCEKFVDVKIETPTPVTGITAKGFDVTCNNYKDGRIEVKLDPSNNNPVYRYSLTAGPELRPLQDSPYFYDLPAGDYEVTVISGKGCPGYAYPKVGEPAPIVVDEPLVTQYLCNVGNTAISATITVPAGSVRGGSNDYIRYKFVRNGTTVQDDERNVYTESDYLGGRYDVYVYDSKGCSGGYSSVTINMYVDIARLDLATTKINCRDDESVQVTAIPTRGTLPTLTYTIEGTNNTVYPVTNSPTGLFAGLKPGTYLIKVTNTVTGCSVQKPYVVNEPNTFRLIASNIKNVTCFTDTNGSITLTLIDDIPTPTDESGPFTYVLTHESGSSVSGNSNGATKVDLSSLAAGKYTFVATLQGVPYCPVTTNFTIEGPTAALEIAVQHKPISCASNSDGEIVATATGGWIGNYQYRLDGPVTKPYSAENKFTDLPAGLYTVYVMDANGCEDSEPVQLSIPTPITVAISADRTSLSCYGDNNAVVTVNTITGGSRNYTYTLHGTLTDGTEMTRAAQQGKVFDGLAAGTYYVTVSDDWTCIGTSNTVTIAQPRKVKATLSLKSRETCDTTPVITLSAEGGTAPYYYSTDGINFSTSFTTPQDFNVPKTTAPVKYRYYVKDANGCPAEYVEIPLLPVPELVFDVFEHTNVPCRGGATGSIYVEAKGGLGNYVYTLINAVTNTPITPAPTQVTPGTFTQLPIGKYRVNVNSVDCDKLSEIIDITEPPLDLSAEVTHTNVTCAGYNNGTISLVATGGAIEGNYSYAITPNLMQFFDRPYFENLKPGNYTVRVQKGICSEDYPVTIDDAIPLVVTELVDQRIPEYCYDDKNGVAFVEVEGGKGPYTASITGNGVTVDFRAPDVDPNTFSFTGLVGGVEYVVSVKDANLCDQDTRFTLPEPVKLKPIAEAGYDCENNQPINYIKVEVDPSIDQTRKDKIVYTLKSNGAAVGPVQTGNPIFKNLPTGTYSVEASLEGCVKESNTVDIEAVQELTMLDLTNQSKDINTIVVQGVGGVAPYEYSFNDEPFTSSNSYRIYKTGEYKVVVKDKNDCRFERIIPGTFYDFCMPNYFTPNGSTGTTIGPDCGALAYKELTFDIYDRYGRVVAKYRVGGKWDGRYHGQELPTGDYWYVLKLNDPKDPREFVGHFTLYR